GCCGAGCCGTCCGCCTGGGTGCCCTTCGCCACCAGGTAGCGCGGCTCGCTCCCGCCGGAATAGAGCGAATTGCGGTAGCCGCCCTGGATGAAGCCATCCTTGTCGAGATGGGTGCGCAGCATGTAGCTGTCCAGGTTCGGGCCGCAGGCCTGCAGGGCGCACGAATACACGGTCTTCAGGCCCGCCTTTTCCAGTGCCGCCTGGTAATTGCGCAATACTTCCAGCGACGACCGGTCCTTGTCGTAGACGTAGGCGATGCGCGTGTATCGGCCTTCCGCCTTCAGTGCGCTGTCGAGCACCATCTCGTTGTTCTTGTAGTACGGCTTGCCGGTCACCAGCGTGGCTTCGTCGTATTGCCGCTGGTCGTAGGCGACCATCTTCGAACCTTCGAAGCGGGACAGCAGCGGATGGTCCTTGCCGTTCCTGACGGCGTCGCCGCCTTTCAGCTGCGCATGGGCCGGGACCGCCACGGCGGCACAGAGAGCGAGAGCGGAAAGTCGATGGACACGCATGATGATCCCGGAACGAGTTGAAGTACCCGGGATTCTATGGAGAAAATGCCTTTTAAACAACATCAATCCCGATCGCGCGGCGGCCACGTTGTTATAATGCCGCCCTCGACCACGTTCCAGATGCCATGACCGCCGACTTCCCCTTCGATCCGCCGTACAAGCTCGCCATCGAATCCCCCGCCGGAAAACGCTGGGTCGAGGTACAGCCCGACGGCAGCCGGATCGACACGACACCGCCCGCCACCACGCTGCCGCCGGAAGGCACGCGCGTCGACAACACGCGGGTCGACAACACGCGCAGTGCGCCGCGCGGCGGGGCACCGGCCAAGGCGCAGGTGTTCCTGAAGGTGCCGTTCGCGGAAAAGGACGAAGCCAAGCGCCTGGGCGCCCGCTGGGATGCCGCCAGCAAGAAATGGTATGTGCCCAACGGCGTGGATGCCGCACCGTTCAGCCGCTGGACGGCCTGACGGCGATTCAGATCGGATCGAACATCCGCTTGTCCACGTAGCACCAGCCCCACGTTTCGCCGCGCTCCTGCGAGCGCATCATCGCATGCCCCGTTTCATGGAAATGCCGCGTGGCGTGCCGGTTCTTCGACTGGTCGCAGCAGCCCACGTGGCCGCATGCGAGGCAGGTGCGCAGGTGCACCCACGTATCGCCCGTCTTCAGGCATTCCTCGCAGCCGCTGGTGCGCGGTTTATAGGTGTGGATCTGGTCGAAATGGCCGCACTGGTCGCTCATCGTGTTCTCCCGAATGAATGCCCAAGCTTACCGCCGGGGTGCGTGCGGCGCCCCGCCCCGGGCGGGCGAGCCGCGCCTGCCCCGTTCGGGAGAGGTCAGCCCAGCACGGTGACGACCACCGTGCGCCGGTGCTGCGCCGTGCGGTGTTCCCACAGGTAGATGCCCTGCCACGTGCCCAGCAGCAGCCGGCCGCCGCCCACCGGCACGGTCAGCGCCGTATCGGTCAGCATCGTGCGGGCATGGGCGGCCATGTCGTCCGGCCCTTCCGCATCGTGCCGGAAGGCCGGGTCGCCGTGCGGCGCCAGCCGCGCGACGATCGTCTCGAGATCGCGCCGCACGTCCGGATCGGCATTTTCGGTGATCGTCAGCGAACAGCTCGTGTGCTGCACGAACACGTGCGCCACTCCGCAGGCAATACCGGATTCGCGCACCGCCCCGGCCACGGCGTCCGTGATATCGCGCGTGCCGCGCCCGGCGGTGGAAAATTCGAGGATTGCCTGATGAGCCAAGACCATGTTCTCCAGCAGGATGGTGGTTGTCGTGCGCCGCCATCTGAAGGATAATTGGCGCCCATGAACGATACCACTCAACGCCCCGACCTGCCGGACCATCTGTCGACCGACCCGCGCAGCTCCTTCCACGTGCCCGCCGTGTTCGAACACGACGTCGGCATCCGCTTCAACGACAAGGAACGCTTCGACGTTTCCGAGTACTGCATCAGCGAAGGCTGGATCAAGGTCCCGTCCGGCAAGGCGCTGGACCGCAAGGGCCAGCCGATGCTGATCAAGCTGAAAGGCAAGGTCGAAGCGTTCTACCGCTGACCTGTCATTTCACCGGCAGCCATGCCGGTTTCGTCTCCGTAAACAACTCACGCTCGACAGGGCCGTCGTAAGGCGGCTCCAGCGTGCCCAGTGTGACCGCGATGCTCTCGGGCGACGCGGTGCTGCGCCAGAACAGCGTGGACCCGCACACGCGGCAAAACCCGCGCCGCCCCTGTCCGGACGACGCATACTCCACGACCAGTTCCGCGCCGCGCTCGATCGCGAATCCGGCACTGCCCACGTTCGCATACGAGCCGGCACCGGCGCCATGCTGCTTCTGGCACATCGTGCAGTAACAATGGCTGGCATGGTGGACCGGACCCTCGGCCCGGTAGGCTACCCCGCCGCACAGGCAACTTCCCCTCAGCATCGCGCGCTCCCCCGTTCAGTCGCTCACTTCGACGACAGGTTCATGGTCTGCCCCGCCAGCAGCCTGCACCGGCCGTCCACGTTCACGTAGGTGCGCATGAACTGGTAGCGGTTGGTTTTGAAAGTGGTACCGTCCGCGTTCCACTGCTCCACGATCGACACGCCGTGCAGCACCACCGTATCGCCCAGCGCGCGTGCCTGCACGTCGCCCGTCGTGCGCGATTTGAAGCGCGTGGGCTTTTCCATCCGCGCCAGCAACGCCGGCTTCGTTTCGAGCTCGGAGCCGAGCGTGTGCACCCAGATATAGTCGTCGGCCAGCAGCTCGCGCAGGAAAGCCACGTTTCCTGAACCGAGCGCGGCTTCGTACTGGCGGTCGCGTTCGACCAGCTCCTCGGCGGGCAGGCAGGCCGCCAGCGCCTGCAAGGGCAGCGCGCAGCAGAACAGCAGCAGGTGTTTTTTCATGGGGCTTCCGGCGATGGGCGGGGCCCCAGTGTACGCCGAAAACACCCCGCGGTCACCCGCCGGGCGGGTGCGCCGGCGCCGGCGCCTCGGGCAGGAACAGCAGCACGACCAGCGCGGCCAGCACGATCGCGGCACCGGCGCCGAAGATGCCGGCGATCGCGTGCCGGTACACGGCCACCGCGCCCGCCTGGAGCGCCGGGGCGGACGTGCCCGCGGCGGCGATGCCGTGGGCATGCAGCTGGCGCGCGAGGATCGCGCCGGAACCGGTCACGCCAAGCAGGCCGCCGAGCGAGCGGAAGAATGTCAGCATCGCCGTGCCGACGCCGCGGCGGGCGGGCGGCAGCGCATTCTGCACCACCACGGTCATGTTCGGCATCACCAGGCCCAGGCCGAAGCCGAGCGTGAAGATCGCCGGTTCGAGCACCGCGTAGCCGAGGCCCGCATCCATGGCCCATGCCAGCACGCCGAACGACGCCGTGGCCACCGCGAGCCCCGCGACCTGGGCGCCCTTGTAGCGGCCCGAACGCGCCAGCACGCGGCCGTTCAGCATGGACGACAGGATCATGCCCGCCATCATCGCCATCGTCATCAGCCCGGATTGCGCGGGCGTATTGCCCATGACGAGCTGGAAGAACAGCGGGAAGAACACGCTGGCACCCATCAGGCCCACGAATGTCAGCAGCATCACGCCGCTTGCGATGTTGAACACGCGGTTGCCGAACAGGTCCGGCGGCAGCACCGGTTCGGCGGCGCGGCGGACGTGGACCACCAGCCACGCGCCCAGGCCGGCGGCCAGCAGCGCGCACACCCGGAGCTGCGGCGCTTCCCAGGGCCACTCGGTGCCGCCCAGCGCCAGGACGATTAGCAGCGCCGTGATCGACCCCGTCAACAGCACCGATCCCAGGTAGTCGATGCGGTGCGCGTGCGTGGCGGCGGGCCTGCGCAGCGAGCGGGCCAGCGCCCGAAAGGCGACGACGCCGATCGGCAGGTTGATGAAGAAGATCCAGTGCCACGACAGCAGGTCCGTCATCACGCCGCCCAGCACCGGGCCGACCACGCTGGCGGCGGCGTACAGCATCGCGATCGAGCCCTGGCGCCGGGCCCGCTGCGCGGGCGGCACGATGTCGCCGATGATGATCTGCGCCAGCGGCATGAAACCGCCGGCGCCGAGCCCCTGCACGGCGCGGAAGGCGATCAGCTGCGTCATGTCCTGCGCGAAGCCGCACAGCACGGAGCCCGCGAGGAACAGGATCAGCGCCGTGAAGATCATCGGCCGCCGGCCGTACTGGTCGGCCAGCTTGCCGTACAGCGGCATCACGGCCGTGGATGCGAGCACGAACGCGGTGACGACCCATGACAGGTGCGCCATGCCGCCCAGGTCCGCGACGATGCGCGGCAGCGCGGTGGCAACGATGCTCTGTTCGAGCGCGCCCAGCCCCAGCACCGTCAGCAGCGCGAGGTAGACGGCACGGACCTCGTGGTCGGTCACGGGAGCGGCCGGGTCGGAAACGATCGCCTGGTTCATGGCCGGGCGATGATGGCGAGAGGTTCGATGGCCGCTTCCAGCGCATCGAGCTGGGCGGGCCTGAGGCGGGCCACGCGTTGCGACAGCCAGTCCAGGCGCCCGGCACGCATGCGCCGCAGGTGTGCCGCGCCGGCGGCGCTCACCTGCAGGCCGCTGCGCCGCCGGTCTTCCGGAAACGGCGCGCTGCGCTCGACCAGGCCCGCTTCCTCGAGCGCCTTGACCTGGCCGCTCATCGTCGGACCGCGCACGTTCTGCAGCCGCGCCAGCTCGGCAATGCCGATGCCGGGATGTTCTTCCACCGCCCACAACAGATAGGCCTGCATCAACGACAGCCCCGATTCGTCGCCCGCCGCGTCGCGCCGCATCTCGCGCACCAGCAGCTTCAGCGCGTTGCGCAACTCCTCGGAGAGCGCCTGTACCCGTTGCGTCATCTTTCACCTTCAACATAGATAGCCTACCTATCTATGTTGGCCCTGCCGGCCCGTTACCGCAAGTCCGGCGCTCGAACTGCCGGCCACGCCGTGCCGGCCCGGCGCAAGCTCACCGGCCTTGTTTGCCGCCCTGGCCCGCGCGCCACTTGTCATACGCGGCCAGCGCCGATGCCGGGCCGCTGCCATACCAGCCGTAACCGTCGCGCCGCTCCTTCGTCAGCTCGTTGACGTCGGTGTGGATGGTGCCGTCGCGGTCGCCGAAGACCGGCTGCATCGTGTCGATGTCGTACATCCGCGCCCACAGCGGTCCGGCGCCGGGCCGCGCTTCGAGGAAGCGGCCGTTCTCGCCCTTGGCCGTCCAGCCGACGTTGTAGACCGCCACGCGCTTGAGCCAGGCGGCGGCGCCGTCGATGGCCGCGGTGACCTGCGCAGTCGGTTGCGGCAGCCGCATCAGCAACGTCAGCAGGCGCGACGTCTCGGAACTGGACAGCGCCACCGGCTCGAAATTGCGCGCGCCCACCGGCGCCAGCGTCAGTGCATCGTGTTGCTGGCACCAGCCGGTGAGCTGGCCGTTCACGCGGATCTGGCTGGCGAGCAGCACGCCGATCGCGCGGCCGTGCGCAACCTGCGCGCGCGATGCCAGTGCCGGCGCCACGAACGCGTAATCGCCCTGCCTCCCGGCCACGAGGGCCAGCAGGTCGGCGACCTGGGCGAACGCGTTGTCGTTGTAGGTGATCGCGTCGTGGTAACCGCCCTGCAGCGGATACACCTGCGGGAAGCCGCCGTTCGGATATTGCGCATCGAGCAGGTAGCCCACGCCCTTGTCGAACGCCTTGCGGTAGGCCTCGCCCGGCGCGCCCGGCAGCGCCGCCTGCACGCGCGCCAGGAAGCGCAGCTCGGTCGTCGTCGCATCGTTGTCGATCGTGCCGACATAGTTCCAGCCGGCGGCGGCAACGATCACGCCGCCGGACGGGTCGTCGTCGATCGGCGCATAATGCTCGCCCTTTTGCCGCACGTGCCCGGTACGGTCGACGTTCTTGCCCCAGCCGCCGGCGGGCGTCTGGAAGCTGACGATATTGTCGGCCACATGGCGCGCTTCCGGCGACGCATACCACGCCGGCGGCTTGTCCAGCGGCATGCCGGAATCGCCGTGCAGCCGCGCCTGTGCCTCCGGCGGCGCGGCGCCGGCTGCCCGTTCCGTTGCCAGCGCGGCCTTGTCGCGCGCCATCAGCGCGCGCGAACGTTCCAGGTAGCCGCGCCATGCGGCCCGGTCCGCTTCGGCCAATGCCGCGATGCGCGCTTCCGTGACCGGCTGCGCGCGTGTCATCGTGCCGATCACCGACGCGTGCGCCGCCGGCAGCCCCAGGCCCAGCGCGAGCGCCAGCGCGATCGCCGCTTTTTTCAGATGCATGTTTCCTCCATTCCCAAGATAGATGCGGCGGCCGTCAGCGCACCCGCACGATCCGGACGGCCATGTACGGCCGGCCCGGCAGTGCGATGCTGCGGCCATCCTTGTCGGCGAACGTGTAATCGTCGCGTCTTTTGATTTCAAACGTGCCGTCCACCGGCGTGACCGTCATGTTCCATGTGTCGATCACCTCGGCCCGGAACTTCATGCCGTCCCGCAGCCCCGTCTTGAACAGCACGAACGGCCACGCGGCGGGCTTGTCCCGGTTGAAATAGCCCAGGTAATACTCGGCGTGTTTTCCCGCAAAGGGATGGTCTTGCCACTTGTCGATCGGCTCGAGGCCTTCGTGCGGACTCTCGGCCAGGATCCTGCGGAAGAACGCCAGCCGCGGCGGGCTTTGCCCCTTCAGCGTGCCGCCCTTGCCCAGCCAGATCTCGCCGCCGGGATCCTTGTAGATCTCGCTGTGCCCCACGTACGAGCCGGCGATCGCGCCGTTCCAGAAGCGCAGCACCATCTCTTCCGGCGTGAGCTGGCCCCAGCGCTTGACCCAGTCGCCCTCGTACTTCACTTCGTCGTAGACGACCGGCTTGTTGTAGACGTCGCGGTACAGCACCGCGCGTTCCGGGTCTTCCGTGGCCGCGCCGTGCTGGATGCTCGCGTGCGTGACCCACGGCTTCGTGTGGTTGTAGAGCCGGAACGCGTTGTGGATCGAACGCAGGTGGCCGTACGGGTCGGCCGCCTGCACGAGCTGGAAGTAATGGTCCCAGTCGTCCATCGTCTTCTCGGTGAGGAAGTCGAACTCGTTGGCCATCGACCACCACACGTTGCGGTAGGCCGCCAGCCGGGCCACCACGTAGCGCAGGTAGCGGTCGTTGACGGCCCCCGGCATGCGGTCGAAACCCCACTTGCCCTTGTCGTACGGGTGAAACAGGATCAGGTCGGCCTCGATGCCCAGCGCGCGCAGCTGCGCCACGCGCCGGTCCAGGTTGCGGAAGAAATCCACGTCGAAGCGGCTGAAATCCCAGCCATGCGGCGGCTTGCCGGGGAACGGAAAACGCTGGTGCGCCAGTGCGTCGTCGTTGTTCGGAAAGACCGCCATGCGCAGCTTGTTGAACGGCGCCATTGCCAGCGTGCGCAATGTCCGCTCCTGCAGGGCGTCGGGCTGGTGCGTCCACGCGTAGCTGGTGGTGCCCACCTGCCAGAACGGCGAACCGTCCGCGTAGCCGAAGTGAAAGGTATTGCGCACCGAGACGGGGCCGCGGTTGCCGGGGGCCGCCTGTACCGCGTCGAAGCGGCCGGTCCTGCCGCGCAGTTCGGCGCGGTTGCTGCGCGTTTCCCACGTCCACGCGCCGGCCGTATCGGGCATGAAGCGGATCTTGTAGCGGCCCGCGCCATCATAGAAGCCGTCGACGGCGATTTCGCGCGCGCCCTGCCGGAACACGGCCGACAGGGCGACGTCCACGAACGGATTGCCTTCCGCCGGCCCCGCCAGGTCGATTTCCAGCATGCCCCAGCGTTCGACCGGACCGGCGGCGAGCGCGGCGCCGTATTCGTTCACCGGCACCTGTGCGTACGCGAGGCCGGCGCACAGCGCCGCCGCCAGCACGACAAAGGTTCGCCTTGCGAGACGCACGGGCTTACCCGGACAGTTTTTCGTTGTAGCGCTTGCCGCCGATCGTCACGTTGCGCAGCGTGACGCCCTGCGCATTGTGGACGAACCACGGCGCATCGGCCTTGACCGCGTTGCCGAAATCGCAGTCCGAGATCGTCACGTTGCGCACCGGGAGCACCGGCCGGTCCGCCGGGCCGTTGTAGCTGGTGGCCACCGGCCCGAGCACCACGAACGCCTGGTAACAGCCGAAGCTGCCTTCGGGCGTATCGACGTTCGTCACCCTGATGCCGGAAATATGCACGTCCGACACTTCCGGCGGCCGGCTGCGCACCAGGTCGAACGACGGCGTGTAGTCGCAGTCGAACGTGATGACGGCGCCGCCGCCCGTGGGCACGGTTTTCGCCGGCACCGGGCCGCCCGGGATCGGCGTGTAGAAACCGGGCTTCAGGCGCACGCCGTTCGGCAGCTTCAGGTCGCGCACGTAGAAATGGCGCAGGTAGCCGCCGCGGTTCATGTTGGTTTTCAGGCGCACCACCGTGTTGATCGGATCGGTCGCGTAGTGGGCGTTGCGCACGTCGATATTCTGCGCGTACACGTGTTCGATCCCGGCCGACATCTCGCTGCCCAGCGTGATGCCGCCATGCCCGCTGTTCATCACCGAGTTCTGGATCACCACGTTGCGCGTGGGACCGTAACCCACGTCCGCGTTCTTGCCGGCCTTGATGGCGATGCAGTCGTCGCCCGTGTTGAACCAGCAGCCGTCGACCAGCACGGTGTCGCACGATTCGGGATCGAAGCCGTCCGAATTCGGGCCGATCGATTCCATCCGCACCTTCGAGAAATGCACGTTGCGGCACTTGACCGGATGGTGGATCCAGAACGGCGCGTTGACGGCCTGGTAGCCCTGCATCAGCACGTTTTCGCAATCCATGAACTCGACCAGGCACGGGCGCAGGTAGTGGCCCAGGCCGAAAATGCGTTTCTCGACCGGCACGCCGGCCTCGGACAGCGCCGGCAGGTATTTCTCGTCGGCGCGCGCGTTCGGGCGGTCGCCCACGATGCGCGCCAGCGTGGCCGCGTCCAGGTGCGGCGCCACCGTGGCCAGCGGCGGATTGGCGGGGTTGTCCACGCCCTGGTGCAATGCCCCCTTTTCGGCGCCTTTCTGGTTCATGCTCCACCAGCCCGGGCCGCTGCCATCCTCGTACGGCACGCCGGCCTGGCCATCCAGGATGCTGGTCCAGTCCTCGCCGGTGATCGCGATGTTCTTCTGGCCGCGCGCATACACCAGCGGCGCGAAATTGAAGCAGTCGTTGCCCTGCCAGCGCGACAGCACCAGCTTGCCGTTGGCGCCGCAGTCGACCGTTTGCGCTTCCGGGCAATCGCGGGCGTAGTCGGCCGGGCTGGCGCTGAAGTACACGTGCGCGCCTTTCGCCAGGTGCACGTGCACGTTCGACAGCAGCACGATCGGGCCTTTCAGGTACCAGTCGCCGGCCGGGACCAGCACGCGGCCGCCGCCCGCCTTGTGCGCGGCGGCGATCGCGGCGCGCAGCGCCGGGTGGCTGTCGTGCGAGCCCGGCACCGGGGTCGTCACCTGCCCCTTCGCCCGGATCGTCGGATAGCCCGCCACCTTGTGCACCTTGCAGGGCTTGCCGCCATACGCCGTCACCGGGAAATCGCGTTTCGGGAACGGCAGTGGTTTCGCGAACACGCCGGCGATTTCCTTCGCGCGCGCCCATGGATCGGGCGCCTGCGCCAGGGCCGGCAGGCCCATGAAGGATACGGTGCCCAGCGCGGCGGTGCCCTTGATCAGCCGGCGGCGTTGCAGGAAGGTCTTGTTCGTCATCTGGTTGGTCACATTCTAGCTGTCAGGTTGCAGGGCCGGGCCGGTGCGGCCGCGTCGAATGCGGCAAGGCCGGCGCATGGCCGGCCTTGCCGCGATACGGCTGCGTCAGAACTTGTACTCGACCGAAAGGCGCGCCACGCGCCCCAGCATGTCGGCCATGCTCGTCACGTAGCCGCCGCCGTAGGTGCTGTTGGCGGTGAGCGGCGGCCATTCCTCGGTGATGTTGTTCACGCCCAGGCTGATCGTGGTGTTCCGGATGCCGGTATAGCGCACGTTCACGTTGAACTGGCTGTAGTCGTCCACCTTCGTCAGCGTGGAGCCCGTGCGGGGCGTCAGGTCCGTCACGCCGCGCTGGTAGCGCTGCGACAGCGTGGCGCGCCAGGGTCCTTGTCCCCAGCTGAACGACGCCGTGTGCTTCCAGCGCGGATTGATCTGCGGCGCGCCGGCCAGGCCGGCGTTCGGGCCCGCGCCGCCGAAGCGGCCGTCGTTCGAGATGATGCCGATGTTGGTGAACCACGGGCCATCCTTCTCGGCCTGGAATTCATACTTGTGATACCAGGTGCCGTCGACCTTCGCGTCGAAATTGCCGTAGGTGGTTGCCGGGAAGCGGTAGCTGGCCGACATGTCGGCGCCGCGGATGCGGCTCATGCCGCGGTTGGCCTGGCTGGCGATGATGTAGTCGATCGTGCCGTTGGCGCGGCGAATGATCTGGTCCGTGTATTTCGCGGGGTTCTGCTGGATCTCGGCGATGGTGACCGCGCCCAGCACGTCCTTGATCTTCAGGCCCCAGTAGTCGACCGTGAGCGCCAGGTTCTTCACCGGCTCCCAGGCGAAGCCGAACGAGAAGCCGCGCGATTTTTCCGGCTTCAGGAAACTGTTGTTCGGCGACTTCGTCCAGTAGTTGGTGACGATGTTGCAGACCTGCTCGGCGGTGTAGCCGGCCACCGGCGTGCCGCTGCCGGCCACCGTGGGCTGTGCGCTCGGGCACAGCACCGGGTCGTCCATGTCCTGCGTGCGCACTTCGGGCGTGGGATTCTGGATATCCATGATCGACGGCGCGCGGAAGCCCGTCGACAGCGAGCTGCGCAGCAGCAGCCTGTCCACCGGCCGCCAGCTGGCCGCCAGGCGCGGGTTCACCGTGGTCTGCTTCAGGTCCTCGTAGTAGTCGGCGCGCACCGCGCCGTTGATCGACACCGTCTCGGTGACCGGCGCTTCCACTTCGGCCAGCAGCGAGGCGATATTGCGGGAGAGGCGGCGCGCCACGCCCTGCGGCGATTCGCCGACCAGGTCGTGCACCACCACGTTGCCGGAGGCATCGATGTTGTAGCTGCCGTCGGCCTTCAGGCCGATGTAGTCGCGCGGCGCATCGTAGGTGCGCGCGGCGTCGCGGCGCAGTTCGGCCGCCACGGCCACGGTCAGGTCGCCGCCCTTCAGCGCCATGACGCCCTTCGACAGCGTCACGTCCACGCTCTTGTTGTAGGCCTTGTTCAGGCGGTACGTGTAGTTGCGCGCCTCGATGCTGCGCAGGTATTCGAGGCCGGCTTCGTCCTGCAGCCCGAACGGGTTGAGAATGCCGTTGGTAAAACCTTGCTGCGCCTTCGAATACAGGATGTAGCCGCCGCCCGCCTTCGTGTCGCGCTTGCTCATGCCCCAGTTCACGCCGGCGCGGTAATCCCAGCCCAGCACCTCGCCCTCGGCGGTGAGCACCACGCGGTCGTTGACCTGCTCGTCGTTCCGGTAGGCCGAACCCAGTTCGCCCGGGCCCCACTGGAAGTAGGCGGTGCGGCCGTTCATGTTCAGGTTGCTCACCGCGCCCGGCGTGATCGTGCCGTTCACGTACATCGCCGGCGTGTTGGTGCCGGTATTGCTGCCCACGACCGGCACTGCCGGCGTGATGCCGTTGCCCGGGTAGAACCGGCTGCTGGCCGGCAGCGAGTACGTGGTGGCCGGATTGCTGGTGCCCGGCGACTGCATGCCGCGGAATTTCTGCACGGTGAACTTGGCGTGCAGGATGTCGATGTCGATCTTGTGGCCGCCCGGCAGGTTCCAGCTGGCGCGGCTGGAGATGTTGGTGATCTCGCTGCCGTCCGTCACGGCGTTGTAGAACAGCGGGTTGCGGTAGCAGCCCGGCGCGTAGACCGGCGGCGTGTTCGCGCTGGCGTTGCCCAGCGTGGGCCGCGAGTAGGGATCGAGGCAACCGCTCGCATAGGCGGGGTTGTAGTTGGCGTTAGCGGCGCGCGTGAAGCCGAAGTTGGCCGTGGGGCTGGCGTTGCGGCCCTCCGGCAGCAGGCCCAGGCCCAGCGTGCGCAGGATGTCGGGATCGTGCTGCTCGGCGCGTTCGCCCTGGAACAGCGGCGTTTTCTTCTGCTGGTCGACGGCGAAGTAGATGTTGAAGCCATCCTTGCCCAGGTTGCCCCAGCCGGCGATGGCGCCGAAGCTGGTGGTCTTGCCGCCGCCGCTCTCTTCCGGCCGCGCATATTCGGCCTTGACGGCGATGCCCTGGTAGCCGCGCTTGGTCCAGAAGTTCTGCACGCCGCCGATCGCATCGGCGCCGTAGGTGGACGAGGCGCCGCCGGACAGCGTTTCGACGCGGTCGAGCGCCATGCGCGGGATCACGTTGACCGACACGTACTGGTCCTGCAGCGGCTCGTTGGCCATGCGGCGGCCGTTCAGCAGCGTCAGCGTGCGCATCGGGCCAAGGCCGCGCAGGTTCGTCATCGGGCCGGCGGCGCCCGAATTCGTGCCCAGCGACAGCGACTGCGGCTGTTCCAGCACCAGGTCCTTCAGCTCGGTGTGCCCGCGGGTTTCCAGCTCGGCGGCCTTGATGACCGTCAGCGGCGTGGCGCCTTCGTCGGCCACGCGCCGGATCAGGGAACCGGTCACGACGACGGCCTGCACCGGTTCGGCCTGGGCGCTGTCCTGTGCACTGCTCTGGGCATGCGCCTGGCCGGTCATTTCGCCTATGGCAATCGCCACGGCGAGTGCCATCGTGGCCCGGCGCAATACGGGTTGTTGGGTGTGCATCATGTGTCTCCTCCGCCTGTCTTTTTTTGAATTGGCTAGATCACTTACCAGTACTGGTAGACCAGTCCTCGGATTGGCCGGACCAGTTGATGCGAGTATGCGCCCACAGCCGTGCTGGCGTCA
Above is a window of Pseudoduganella dura DNA encoding:
- a CDS encoding glycoside hydrolase family 28 protein, with translation MTNKTFLQRRRLIKGTAALGTVSFMGLPALAQAPDPWARAKEIAGVFAKPLPFPKRDFPVTAYGGKPCKVHKVAGYPTIRAKGQVTTPVPGSHDSHPALRAAIAAAHKAGGGRVLVPAGDWYLKGPIVLLSNVHVHLAKGAHVYFSASPADYARDCPEAQTVDCGANGKLVLSRWQGNDCFNFAPLVYARGQKNIAITGEDWTSILDGQAGVPYEDGSGPGWWSMNQKGAEKGALHQGVDNPANPPLATVAPHLDAATLARIVGDRPNARADEKYLPALSEAGVPVEKRIFGLGHYLRPCLVEFMDCENVLMQGYQAVNAPFWIHHPVKCRNVHFSKVRMESIGPNSDGFDPESCDTVLVDGCWFNTGDDCIAIKAGKNADVGYGPTRNVVIQNSVMNSGHGGITLGSEMSAGIEHVYAQNIDVRNAHYATDPINTVVRLKTNMNRGGYLRHFYVRDLKLPNGVRLKPGFYTPIPGGPVPAKTVPTGGGAVITFDCDYTPSFDLVRSRPPEVSDVHISGIRVTNVDTPEGSFGCYQAFVVLGPVATSYNGPADRPVLPVRNVTISDCDFGNAVKADAPWFVHNAQGVTLRNVTIGGKRYNEKLSG
- a CDS encoding DUF5060 domain-containing protein, with product MRLARRTFVVLAAALCAGLAYAQVPVNEYGAALAAGPVERWGMLEIDLAGPAEGNPFVDVALSAVFRQGAREIAVDGFYDGAGRYKIRFMPDTAGAWTWETRSNRAELRGRTGRFDAVQAAPGNRGPVSVRNTFHFGYADGSPFWQVGTTSYAWTHQPDALQERTLRTLAMAPFNKLRMAVFPNNDDALAHQRFPFPGKPPHGWDFSRFDVDFFRNLDRRVAQLRALGIEADLILFHPYDKGKWGFDRMPGAVNDRYLRYVVARLAAYRNVWWSMANEFDFLTEKTMDDWDHYFQLVQAADPYGHLRSIHNAFRLYNHTKPWVTHASIQHGAATEDPERAVLYRDVYNKPVVYDEVKYEGDWVKRWGQLTPEEMVLRFWNGAIAGSYVGHSEIYKDPGGEIWLGKGGTLKGQSPPRLAFFRRILAESPHEGLEPIDKWQDHPFAGKHAEYYLGYFNRDKPAAWPFVLFKTGLRDGMKFRAEVIDTWNMTVTPVDGTFEIKRRDDYTFADKDGRSIALPGRPYMAVRIVRVR
- a CDS encoding TonB-dependent receptor plug domain-containing protein, with the translated sequence MMHTQQPVLRRATMALAVAIAIGEMTGQAHAQSSAQDSAQAEPVQAVVVTGSLIRRVADEGATPLTVIKAAELETRGHTELKDLVLEQPQSLSLGTNSGAAGPMTNLRGLGPMRTLTLLNGRRMANEPLQDQYVSVNVIPRMALDRVETLSGGASSTYGADAIGGVQNFWTKRGYQGIAVKAEYARPEESGGGKTTSFGAIAGWGNLGKDGFNIYFAVDQQKKTPLFQGERAEQHDPDILRTLGLGLLPEGRNASPTANFGFTRAANANYNPAYASGCLDPYSRPTLGNASANTPPVYAPGCYRNPLFYNAVTDGSEITNISSRASWNLPGGHKIDIDILHAKFTVQKFRGMQSPGTSNPATTYSLPASSRFYPGNGITPAVPVVGSNTGTNTPAMYVNGTITPGAVSNLNMNGRTAYFQWGPGELGSAYRNDEQVNDRVVLTAEGEVLGWDYRAGVNWGMSKRDTKAGGGYILYSKAQQGFTNGILNPFGLQDEAGLEYLRSIEARNYTYRLNKAYNKSVDVTLSKGVMALKGGDLTVAVAAELRRDAARTYDAPRDYIGLKADGSYNIDASGNVVVHDLVGESPQGVARRLSRNIASLLAEVEAPVTETVSINGAVRADYYEDLKQTTVNPRLAASWRPVDRLLLRSSLSTGFRAPSIMDIQNPTPEVRTQDMDDPVLCPSAQPTVAGSGTPVAGYTAEQVCNIVTNYWTKSPNNSFLKPEKSRGFSFGFAWEPVKNLALTVDYWGLKIKDVLGAVTIAEIQQNPAKYTDQIIRRANGTIDYIIASQANRGMSRIRGADMSASYRFPATTYGNFDAKVDGTWYHKYEFQAEKDGPWFTNIGIISNDGRFGGAGPNAGLAGAPQINPRWKHTASFSWGQGPWRATLSQRYQRGVTDLTPRTGSTLTKVDDYSQFNVNVRYTGIRNTTISLGVNNITEEWPPLTANSTYGGGYVTSMADMLGRVARLSVEYKF